In one window of Camelina sativa cultivar DH55 chromosome 15, Cs, whole genome shotgun sequence DNA:
- the LOC104746493 gene encoding DNA topoisomerase 6 subunit B-like, with protein MAGDDVAETKKGSSKNTKNSSNESKLKQKSPAEFFAENKNIAGFDNPGKSLYTTVRELVENALDSAESISELPEVEVTIEEIVKSKFNSMIGLIDRERVDTQLYDDYETEKAREKRLAKEARVSEIQAKNLASGKKNKEPGVSKVLKARGEASYYKVTCKDNGKGMPHDDIPNMFGRVLSGTKYGLKQTRGKFGLGAKMALIWSKMSTGLPIEISSSMKSQNYVTFCRLDIDIHKNIPHIHLHEKKGNKEKWHGAEIQVVIEGNWTTYRSKILHYMRQMAVITPYAQFLFRFISETPDKNVTIKFTRRTDVMPPIPIETKHHPSSVDLLLIKRLITDTAKKTLLQFLQNEFVNINKTLATRLIGEMGPDFSPSMAVKSITSQQMVRIHQLFRQAKFDDPSGNCLSPAGEYNLRLGIIKELHPDMVATYSGSAQVFEGHPFIVEAGVSVGGRDVKQGINIFRFANRIPLLFEQGGDVVTRTALKRINWNSYKINQTQDKIGVFVSIVSTKIPFKGTGKEYIGDDISEIATAVKSAIQQCCVQLKSKIVKRLQAREQQERKRSLSRYIPDATGAVYEVLKQMTEEHKKMRKSYGEEDKVIIEKVSKDIITKEILTEKLAEHVEQVDYEMALEYATQSGVSEEPRENIYLQHLDPNKTNFIDLHSPTFVFRLIL; from the exons atggcGGGAGATGATGTAGCTGAAACGAAGAAGGGAAGCTCGAAGAACACTAAGAACAGCAGCAACGAAAGCAAACTCAAGCAAA AATCTCCAGCTGAGTTTTTCGCGGAGAACAAGAACATTGCTGGATTTGATAAT CCAGGGAAGTCGCTTTATACTACAGTTAGAGAGCTTGTTGAAAATGCTCTTGATTCTGCAGAGTCTATTTCAGAGCTCCCTGAGGTTGAAGTAACTAT cGAAGAGATTGTAAAATCTAAGTTTAATTCCATGATTGGTCTTATTGATCGGGAACGTGTTGACACACAGCTCTATGATGACTATGAGACAGAGAAGGCCCGTGAG AAAAGGTTAGCAAAAGAAGCTCGTGTCAGTGAGATACAAGCCAAAAATTTGGCATcgggaaagaaaaacaaagagccTGGAGTCTCAAAGGTTTTAAAGGCCCGTGGGGAAGCATCATACTACAAGGTGACATGTAAG GATAATGGTAAGGGGATGCCACATGATGACATTCCAAATATGTTTGGGAGAG TTTTATCCGGGACGAAGTATGGACTGAAGCAAACACGTGGGAAGTTTGGTCTGGGCGCAAAGATG GCTTTAATTTGGTCCAAAATGAGTACAGGCCTCCCCATAGAGATCTCTTCATCTATGAAAAGCCAAAACTATGTTACTTTCTGCAGACTGGATATTGATATTCACAA GAACATTCCTCATATTCATCTGCACGAAAAGAAGGGGAACAAAGAGAAATGGCATGGGGCCGAAATACAGGTCGTAATCGAAGGAAACTGGACAACATACAGA TCAAAGATCTTGCACTATATGCGCCAAATGGCTGTTATTACTCCTTACGCACAGTTTCTGTTTAGATTTATATCAGAGACACCAGA CAAAAATGTCACTATTAAGTTCACTCGAAGAACTGATGTGATGCCCCCTATTCCTATCGAGACAAAGCACCATCCATCTTCAGTTGACTTGCTGCTTATCAAGCGCCTTATTACAGACACAGCCAAAAAGACCCTTCTGCAGTTTCTTCAGAATGAATTTGTGAATATTAATAAAACCCTTGCAACACGATTAATTG ggGAGATGGGACCTGATTTCAGCCCTAGCATGGCTGTCAAATCTATAACATCTCAGCAAATGGTACGCATACATCAGCTATTCCGCCAAGCTAAATTCGACGACCCTAGTGGTAAT TGTCTTAGTCCGGCAGGAGAATACAATCTTCGCCTAGGGATTATCAAGGAGCTGCATCCAGACATGGTGGCAACGTATTCAGGCAG TGCTCAGGTCTTTGAAGGTCATCCTTTCATTGTTGAAGCTGGTGTAAGTGTGGGTGGACGAGATGTGAAACAG GGGATCAACATATTTCGTTTTGCAAACCGTATTCCTCTCCTCTTTGAACAAGGAGGCGATGTTGTCACCAGGACGGCCTTAAAGAGAATCAA TTGGAATAGTTATAAGATCAACCAGACGCAAGACAAAATAGGAGTGTTTGTGAGCATAGTGAGTACAAAAATTCCTTTCAAAGGGACAGGGAAAGAGTACATAGGAGATGACATCAGTGAGATAGCAACTGCAGTCAAG TCTGCAATACAACAATGCTGCGTCCAACTGAAATCCAAAATAGTAAAGAGACTGCAAGCCCGTGAACAGCAAGAGCGGAAACGCAGTTTGAgcag ATACATCCCGGATGCAACGGGGGCAGTGTACGAGGTTCTAAAACAAATGACAGAAGAAcataagaaaatgagaaaaagtTACGGAGAGGAAGACAAAGTTATAATTGAAAAAGTGTCTAAAGATATAATCA
- the LOC104746495 gene encoding uncharacterized protein LOC104746495 translates to MSSYREISADSPSRPIWAVAENYRFEPAFVELKKLMVEIGDMMNVQLIIEGSMNSSNPYFSSSWRRNLSGGFILDMGVHFIAGLRMLVGCEVTLVSAATSHVDKTLPGPDNITSNFQLENGCSGVFVMVVSSRSPKILWRVVGLKGTIQLERGVEGGRHGYLATIYGEGGTSRTIFYPFSGVTEELKAFFNDISENSKEQEPRLSYVEGARDVAVLEAMLESGAKNGAVVPVTKL, encoded by the exons ATGTCAAGCTATAGAGAGATTTCAGCTGATTCTCCATCCCGTCCTATCTGGGCTGTGGCTGAAAATTATCGTTTTGAGCCAGCTTTTGTTGAG TTAAAGAAACTGATGGTAGAAATTGGGGATATGATGAACGTCCAACTTATTATTGAGGGATCAATGAACAGTTCTAATCCTTATTTCTCAAGCTCCTGGAGGCGAAATTTGAGT GGTGGTTTCATCTTGGATATGGGTGTGCATTTCATTGCAGGGTTAAGAATG CTTGTTGGATGTGAGGTAACATTAGTCTCAGCCGCCACTTCCCATGTAGATAAGACTTTACCTGGACCAGACAATATAACATCAAACTT TCAGCTCGAGAATGGATGCTCTGGCGTTTTTGTTATGGTTGTGTCTTCAAGGTCTCCAAAG ATATTATGGAGAGTCGTAGGACTAAAGGGTACTATTCAACTAGAGCGTGGAGTCGAAGGTGGCCGACATGGTTACCTG GCCACGATTTATGGAGAAGGAGGGACATCAAGGACCATTTTTTACCCGTTTAGCGGAGTGACTGAAGAACTAAAAGCATTCTTCAATGATATTTCAGAGAATTCAAAG GAGCAAGAGCCTCGTCTATCATACGTCGAAGGTGCTCGTGACGTTGCAGTTCTTGAAGCAATGCTCGAGTCTGGTGCAAAGAATGGAGCAGTAGTCCCTGTCACCAAATTGTAG
- the LOC104746494 gene encoding cell differentiation protein RCD1 homolog, translating into MANLPPSLSMGTPFGGPSTSAQNPTGAPANKDRNLASAEQLVLDLSNPELRENALLELSKKRELFQDLAPLLWNSFGTIAALLQEIVSIYSVLAPPNLTPAQSNRVCNSLALLQCVASHSDTRMLFLKAHIPLYLYPFLNTTSKSRPFEYLRLTSLGVIGALVKVDDTEVISFLLSTEIIPLCLRTMEMGSELSKTVATFIVQKILLDDVGMDYICTTAERFFAVGRVLGNMVQSLVEQPSPRLLKHIIRCYLRLSDNPRACAALGSCLPDSLRDGTFSNCLREDQIARRWLQQLVHNVGVGRVPTHQGGGFEHML; encoded by the exons ATGGCGAATCTACCTCCATCTCTCTCCATGGGCACACCTTTCGGCGGTCCAAGCACCTCTGCCCAGAATCCCACCGGTGCTCCGGCGAACAAAGATCGAAACTTGGCTTCCGCGGAGCAGTTGGTGCTCGATCTAAGCAATCCTGAACTCAGAGAGAATGCTCTTCTCGAACTTTCCAAG AAGCGAGAATTGTTTCAGGATCTGGCTCCTCTCTTGTGGAACTCCTTTGGTACCATTGCTGCCTTGTTGCAG GAGATCGTATCAATCTACTCTGTGCTTGCTCCTCCAAATCTGACTCCTGCTCAGTCCAACCGTGTTTGCAACTCACTTGCTCTTCTTCAG TGCGTTGCATCTCACTCTGACACCAGAATGTTGTTTCTCAAGG CCCACATCCCATTGTACCTTTATCCATTCCTTAACACAACGAGTAAGTCAAGGCCTTTTGAGTACTTGCGGCTTACTAGCTTAGGTGTCATTGGTGCACTTGTGAAG GTTGATGATACAGAGGTCATTAGCTTCCTTCTTTCAACTGAAATCATTCCTCTGTGCCTCCGCACCATGGAGATGGGGAGTGAGCTGTCAAAAACT GTTGCAACGTTCATTGTTCAAAAGATCTTGTTGGATGATGTGGGGATGGATTACATCTGCACAACAGCAGAGAGGTTTTTTGCAGTTGGTCGAGTTTTGGGCAATATGGTTCAGTCACTTGTGGAGCAGCCTTCACCCCGCCTTTTGAAGCATATCATTCGTTGCTATCTTCGTTTATCAGACAACCCAAG GGCTTGTGCTGCCCTCGGAAGTTGTCTCCCTGACTCGCTACGAGATGGAACCTTTAGCAACTGTCTTCGC GAGGATCAAATCGCAAGGAGGTGGCTGCAACAGTTGGTTCACAATGTTGGAGTTGGTCGAGTTCCAACACATCAAGGTGGAGGATTTGAGCACATGCTTTGA
- the LOC104746496 gene encoding lysine-specific demethylase JMJ30, giving the protein MSGTTTVSSGDLNNLRLPTPTLDAESQSLLQSISAQGGYAYARMAALAVSGDKSAAEAARDMAWEQLHSGPWHSVLPVWRDAYSMACLHVAKIHFAAGEFGEALGALDMGLIMGGMLLRKDLHDSVLLVSSEARKKTKSLEEASGDFKGEKLVPEVPVDVNEVLKILPCRSLSCRRVEKRSDLSLEGFLRDYFQSGTPVVITNCMAHWPARTKWNHLDYLNTVAGYRTVPVEVGKNYLCSDWKQELVTFSQFLERIRTNKSSSMEPTYLAQHSLFDQINELKDDICIPDYCFVGGGEIQSLNAWFGPAGTVTPLHHDPHHNILAQVVGKKYIRLYPSSLQDELYPYSETMLCNSSQVDLDNIDKTEFPKATELEFMDCILEEGEMLYIPPKWWHYVRSLTMSFSVSFWWSNETDSSSS; this is encoded by the exons ATGTCAGGAACCACCACCGTTTCCTCCGGAGACCTCAACAACCTCCGTCTCCCAACCCCAACGCTCGACGCCGAATCGCAGTCCCTGCTGCAATCAATCTCAGCTCAAGGCGGTTACGCCTATGCTCGCATGGCGGCGCTAGCTGTTTCCGGCGACAAAAGCGCGGCGGAGGCGGCGCGTGATATGGCTTGGGAGCAACTTCACTCTGGTCCATGGCACTCGGTTCTCCCTGTATGGCGCGACGCTTACTCAATGGCTTGTCTCCACGTCGCTAAAATCCACTTCGCCGCCGGCGAGTTTGGTGAGGCCCTTGGTGCGCTTGATATGGGTCTTATCATGGGAGGGATGCTTCTCCGCAAGGATCTTCACGATTCTGTTTTATTGGTCTCCTCTGAAGCTCGTAAGAAGACTAAGAGCCTTGAAGAAGCTTCTGGAGATTTCAAGGGTGAGAAATTGGTCCCGGAAGTTCCCGTCGACGTTAATGAG GTGCTTAAGATTCTACCTTGCAGGTCGTTAAGTTGTAGAAGAGTAGAGAAGAGGTCTGATTTATCTTTGGAGGGGTTCCTGCGTGATTATTTTCAGTCAGGTACACCAGTTGTAATAACCAATTGTATGGCTCATTGGCCAGCCAGGACCAAGTGGAACCACTTGGACTACCTCAATACTGTTGCTGGTTACCGAACCGTTCCCGTGGAG GTGGGGAAAAACTATTTGTGTTCTGATTGGAAGCAAGAGCTTGTGACGTTTTCTCAGTTCCTTGAACGGATTCGAACCAATAAATCTTCTTCCATGGAACCTACTTATCTTGCCCAGCATTCGTTGTTTGATcag ATAAACGAACTGAAAGATGATATATGTATTCCTGATTACTGTTTTGTCGGTGGCGGGGAAATCCAATCTCTTAATGCGTGGTTTGGCCCGGCTGGGACAGTTACTCCATTACACCATGATCCACATCACAATATACTTGCTCAG GTTGTTGGCAAGAAGTATATAAGGCTTTACCCATCCTCCCTGCAAGACGAACTTTACCCTTACTCTGAGACAATGCTCTGCAACTCTAGCCAG GTTGATCTGGACAATATAGACAAGACCGAGTTCCCAAAGGCAACGGAGTTGGAGTTTATGGATTGTATTCTAGAAGAAGGTGAAATGCTGTACATCCCTCCCAAATGGTGGCACTATGTCAGGTCCTTAACCATGAGTTTCTCGGTCAGCTTCTGGTGGAGCAACGAAACAGATTCCTCTAGCTCGTAA
- the LOC104746497 gene encoding DNA-damage-repair/toleration protein DRT100-like codes for MKLNVVVSLLLLLISTATCCPPSDRRALLAFKSALHEPHLGIFNSWTGQDCCHNWYGVSCDSLTHRVADINLRGESEDPIFERAHRTGYMTGHISASICELTRLSAITIADWKGISGEIPKCITRLPFLRTLDLIGNQISGGLPYDIGRLNRLAVLNVADNRISGPIPKSLTNLSSLMHLDLRNNLISGVIPSDIGRMKMLSRALLSGNRITGRIPESLTNIYRLADVDLSGNQLYGTIPPSLGRMSVLATLNLDGNKISGEIPQTLMTSSVMNLNLSRNLLQGKIPEGFGPRSYFTVLDLSYNNLKGPIPRSISGASFIGHLDLSHNHLCGRIPMGSPFDHLEAASFMFNDCLCGKPLRACLKK; via the coding sequence atgaaactcaaCGTCGTCGTTTCACTTCTCCTCCTTCTAATCTCAACGGCCACATGTTGTCCGCCGTCAGACCGCCGTGCACTCCTAGCTTTCAAGTCAGCTCTCCACGAACCACACCTCGGCATTTTCAACTCATGGACAGGCCAAGACTGTTGCCACAACTGGTACGGTGTTAGCTGCGACTCCCTAACTCACCGAGTCGCCGACATAAACCTCCGCGGCGAGTCAGAAGATCCAATCTTCGAACGAGCTCACCGGACCGGTTACATGACCGGACACATCTCCGCCTCCATATGCGAACTCACACGTCTCTCCGCCATCACAATCGCCGACTGGAAAGGTATCTCCGGCGAAATCCCTAAATGCATCACTCGTCTCCCTTTCCTTCGTACGCTCGACTTAATCGGAAACCAAATCTCCGGCGGGTTACCGTACGACATCGGGAGATTGAACCGGTTAGCTGTTTTAAACGTAGCCGATAACCGAATCTCCGGTCCGATTCCGAAATCGTTAACCAATCTCTCCAGCTTAATGCATTTAGATCTACGTAACAACTTGATCTCCGGCGTGATCCCGTCGGACATCGGAAGAATGAAAATGCTCAGCCGTGCTTTGTTATCCGGTAACCGAATAACCGGTCGGATCCCAGAATCGTTAACCAACATTTACCGGTTAGCTGACGTGGATCTCTCCGGTAACCAACTCTACGGTACAATCCCACCGTCTCTAGGACGCATGTCGGTTCTAGCAACGCTCAACCTCGACGGAAACAAAATCTCCGGGGAGATACCTCAGACACTGATGACGTCGTCGGTGATGAACCTGAACTTGAGCCGGAACTTGCTACAAGGAAAGATACCTGAAGGGTTTGGGCCAAGGTCTTACTTCACAGTTCTTGATTTGTCGTATAATAATCTCAAAGGACCAATACCGAGATCTATCTCTGGTGCGTCGTTCATTGGTCATTTGGATCTTAGCCATAACCATCTCTGTGGGAGGATTCCGATGGGTTCGCCGTTCGATCATCTTGAAGCGGCGTCGTTTATGTTTAACGACTGTCTTTGTGGTAAACCCTTGAGGGCTTGtttgaaaaaatga